The Pyrus communis chromosome 12, drPyrComm1.1, whole genome shotgun sequence genomic sequence CAGAAGTAGAGTTACTTTTTTTattgctaattaattttatagtaaATCTTCAACTAATTCCTTGATAATTATCACAATCAGTTAGCTCATATGAAATACAAAGGTCACACGTGATCTATGCAACCCAATATATGTTGCTTACATGTTTGATTTGGATGTTGCAACACGTAAGAGGTTATGAGAAAATGTTATGTGCTGTCTCACATGAAAAATTAAGCAACCTTATTCTTAGAAAAAGTTAAGTTACTCCTCTATATGTCTCAATCATCATTTAAGTGACATGGCATGCACCATTAATTTTCAATAGTTAGAATAGTCCTTGTATTACTTTGTAATTATATACAACTCACATGAAAGGCCAAACACCATCAAAAGCTAAgcaaaataaaagaacaaatcTATGTGTGTTGCTCCAAGTATAGTTagcttttctcttttcttcttttgtgtttttctaTACATAATGAATCAATGATACTAATGCATGAAGTATGAACCTCCACGTCTGTCTAACCCTAGAAAGGGAGGacaattatttaactcaaaggGGCATTACCAACTGTGAGGCCTGCACTCTCATAGGGCAAGTACTCCTTTGACTAGGGCATCTCCGTTCATGTCGCTGTCACCAAAAGGAAGAGAAGCCTCATCtatccctctctttctctctctctctctcactgagTATGTCCATGTACGAATGTTCCTGGGTTCCCTCCCATCCCATGCGTTCTTATCGGTTAAGCTTTTTTACGAAATGAAAGCTGAAAagctagctctctctctctatctctctctctctctctctctctctccctccctccctccctccctcactGTCAAGAAAAAGTTGCTTATGCTTGTACTTGCCACTGCCCTGTACCAAGACCTTCTAAGAGCCCTAGCCAATGAGAAATAGCCACACAACCAATCCCATCCATCTTATATGAATATGGCAATAATCCTATCGACAATTGAAAGCCCTCTTTGcattatgtatatatttatgtacCTACTAATTCCCtttctttctcaaattttatttcCATTTTTACATGCCGTCCTTCTCCCCACTTATATAAACCACCTCTAtctgtccctctctctctctctctctctctctctagagtaGCTTTAGCTAAAGCCTGACCTCTTTAGGCTGGCATAATAACAAGGACCACATGATGATGTATACCAGTGCCATGGTTGTTCTAAGGTTGCTTTCAAGGAGGAGATAACTATGAAAGAAAAGGGGGTGACGAGTGTACCACTTCTTAGAGTGGGTGATATATAATGTGAATGTGTacaataaaaccctaaaaagtccATGGTTATATTGGTTGCTTGTCTAAGTGCTTTCATTTCCTTGCGGACGATGGTCTCTGCCCTGTCTGTACCACCATGTTCAAATCTGTGGTTCAAAACTTACAACCTTAGCTTTCATCACATGAGCCTGCTTTGTCATGAGATTCATTTGGAATATTATCTGGATGTGATCCATAATGTGAGTTTTTGTAGGGGATGTACCATTTACCACAGATAGCAAAGGAATTTGGGGCATTGTGCGGGACAATTTATTGTGCAGTGACTATTTGTGGTAATTATAcattgattaaaatttaaaaactccaCCTCATTTAAGTCCCTGTTAGGTCGATTTCCTGGAGTTTTCTTGTCCCTAAAGTAATTTTACATGTCTAATTTGATTAAGTTGTTACAGCTAAAGCATTTCGAAGgtactcatatatatatatatatgtctaatttgattaatttgattaagTTGTCATGGGGAAAGAAAGTCCACACGCTTCTTTTTATCCTTATTATGCTTGCTAGTGATGATATCTTTCTAGCCTTTTATAGCATCAATAAATGTGTACATAAATCATGCAGAAGCACTCTAGTGCTAACCAATTATAATACATTAATCCCTACATTTTGTATTTCCGATTAAATACTTCCGAATCATATTTGAGTGATTCATATACATGCAACATCTCTTTCTAACTTAGAGTAGTTTTGACAAGTGATGATTTAGACGTAAATCCAACTTTTTCAACATAGAAAAGGAATAACTAAAAGAAAGGAAATTTTATCATTACGATTCAAACTAAAACTACTTTCTAGCTAGCTAAGGTGGACCGGTGGATTGTACCACATTAACAATATACTATATATTTAAATCCATGAGCCAAGCATGGAGTTATGTATCTGACCCCAAGTTTCTGATTGGTGACATGACGACTTTGTATAGGCATGCGTGCTACCTAATATTCTATGGCCGATGCTGTACCTTCATGCTTCCTGTGCGCAAAGCCCTTGATTTTCTTCTTCCGTAAGCACTTTGTGTTGTTGTTTATCAAGtagctagctagggtttttgcatgtctcacacacacacatatatatcagcttctttttagggttttattagatatataaatagaaaattagattttaattcctaaataaaatgaaattttagaaaaatgttttatataagattaaaaattgattttagtccatAGACTCTATTCAATGCCAACATATGTATTCAatgtctccttttttttttttttttttttttaaattttatcgattttaattttatgaaaatattataaattttaattttcattatggtaagcatcttatataagaaaatatttttgtagagattttttggtacacttatgtttttgcatattttcttatctgccactaattcattacaatatatttaggtacaaaCATTTTGATACACtaagtataatatgtttaggtacagacattttgatacactagtttagtataatatatttaggtaccaacatttcagtacactagtttagtatcatatagttaggtacacttatgtgtcactaattcactacaataGATTTAGTtacggacatttcggtacactaatatagtaaaatatattatgatacggaCATTTAGGAacactaattaaaaattaatgaacttagagaaagttaaataaaattaatgaattaaaataataataaatttaaaatttaatgtaataacattaaataagttatttattaaatataaaaacaaaaatataataggaatttgaattaagtacacactaaaatcaatattcaatctaacaccaaatttttattaaattttaatctttttgaagaattaaagttcaaaaatccCATATATAAATTTCCATATAATTTCATGCCAATATTATCTTATATTACAGTAGGCCGGCCCTTGTGTGATTAGATGTTCAAACCAACGGAATAACTTATGAAGATAGTGCCAAGGAGATGCACACAGTTTAGGGTTGgaaaaatttagggttttcagaaaacttCAGAAATATTATGTATTATGCCTTTGTTCAtcagtatatataaatattgaaattaatgcccgcaaaaaatttaaaaatagatGGTGGGAAGAAATAATGGTCTAAGCAAACTTCTATCTGGACACGTTTTAGCAAAGGATTgggaaagaaaaaacagaaaaacatccggataagaaaattatgaaaaggTTCTTGTCTGCTCAGTACAATTTTTGATCATATATCATGTTTTCTATCACAGACCGAAGACATTTTTCTCTGTGTTTTTATTAAGattctcttttcctttgtttctttGTGGGTCTAATACATTCCTAGGGGATAGGACAAGTTCTTATAAGGCGGGTACAACACAATATCGTTAGCCAAATCATTGAGTAATGTtaggtaaattaaatttttaaactaaatttacaaattatgtAATGTGTCACAAAATaggaaataagtacgttaatcaacacttaagtaataatacaGTCATAAACAATAACGTCAGATGGTTTACAAAAGAATAAGGCTaggaagaccaaatttttaaactaaatttgcaccaaaaggaaataaacatgttaataaaCACTTATGTAATAATCCATCATCAGTGTCTATATCGTTTGGTTTCCCTATCATCAccttttataaaatataattgaaataaatgatctccctagcattacctcAAATCATTTTGGACATCTTTACTCAGTTAAATAAGAAATAATGGATATGAGATAAACAATTTGTTTATTTGTCGCGTACTTTCGCTTTTAAGATATTTCATACTCAAACTAACAAGAGTTACCCGCTTTTTCATTCATTTAGTTATTAGTAAATACATGAACACGAATGATATATTCTTTACAATCAATTATTATAAGTaaaagaaatgctaagaagagtCTGAAAAATGAAACTCTTCACGAACtctctgcctttttttttttttagtacaatgttttataatatttgcACATAAATAATGTTAAACTACGAGATGAcagaaaattcataaaaaatcacTTTTAAAAGAATCTCATTAGCATTTCCAAATATGTCCATAAAATTCCAAATTGCCATattgctttcaaaagcattggATCGAGAAATGTCGGCCTTCTTGGGCCGGCCCAGGTCCAACTAACGTTCGAAAACCCCACGCGCCAGATTTCAGCTCCGTACTAAGAACCACAACGAGCGTGGCACACACGCGCGGCTCTCCAAAAGCCCGCGGCCCCTCGGCTCTTTCCCGCCAATCCCCAAACTCCATTAAAGTTCATTTCGTTTTCTTTTGCAAAACCCACACTTTCAGAAACTTTGAGGCGCGAGGAGCTTCCTTTTCTGGTCGGAGAGTTGAAAGCCCTAACAGCGAATCGGCCATGGATGCCAATTTTGAGGACCACAGCAAGCTTCCCGAGCTCAAGCTAGGTAAAGCTTCGCAGAAACCCTAGCTTTGCATTTTTCACTAATTATTtcagttatttttttttgtatatatatacacacacacacatatattcgTTACAATTCATTTGTATGTATATGTTTCTGTATTTATATAGTTTTTGCAATTTGTTTAGATGCAAAGCAATCTCAAGGGTTTCTCTCATTCTTCAAAACCCTCCCCAATGTGAGTATTCAAAACCCTAGCTGTCTGTTTAATTTCTTGAAATTAAAAGTGATAAAAATCAtgttttgtttctatttttgtatttgtttatttatttatttgaatgaGTTTGGCTTGAGGTTGAAATAGACTTAAAAATTTAGATTTGATTTCGTTTCATTGCATTTACTTTCCGGTTGACTATTTGGGTTTTGTTCTGTTTATATTTTTGCAGGATTCAAGAGCTATTCGATTGTTTGATCGTCGGGTCAGTTTGTATTCTAGCTTTCTTTTGTGCATTCCCTTATTTTATTATCCCCTTTTCCTCCTCTATTATCTCTATTGGATTCTCGTTATTCTTATTGTAACTGCATTTTGACCAGTTCATGTGACTTGTTATCTCAGGACTACTATACTGCTCATGGTGAAAATGCCACTCTCATCGCAAAGACCTACTACCGTACCACCACTGCTTTACGGCAGTTGGGTAGCGGATCTAATGGCCTATCCAGTGTGAGTGTTAGTAAAAATATGTTTGAGACAATTACACGTGATATACTACTGGAAAGAACAGACCACACTCTTGAGATTTACGAGGGTAGTGGCTCAAGTTGGAGGCTGGTGAAAAGTGGAACGCCTGGAAACCTTGGCAGTTTTGAAGATGTTTTGTTTGCCAACAATGAGATGCAGGATACCCCAGTGGTTGTTGCGCTATTACCTAACTTTCGGGAAAATGGTTGCACAGTTGGGTTAGGATATGTTGATCTAACTAAACGAGTACTTGGATTAGCTGAATTTATTGATGATAGTCACTTTACAAATGTGGAATCGGCTTTAGTTGCACTtggttgcaaggaatgccttCTGCCTCTAGAGAGTGGCAAAACTAGCGAAAGTAGAACATTGCATGATGCACTGGGTAGATGTGGTGTGATGTTAACTGAGAGGAAGAAGACTGAATTTAAGATGAGGGATTTGGTTCAGGATCTTAGTCGGCTTGTCAAAGGCTCCATTGAACCAGTTCGAGATTTTGTGTCAGGGTTTGAGTTTGCACCTGGTGCATTAGGGGCATTGCTCTCTTATGCAGAATTACTTGCTGATGAGAGCAATTATGGAAATTATAGCATTCAAAGATATAATCTTGATAGCTATATGAGGTTAGATTCTGCTGCTATGAGGGCACTTAATGTCCTGGAAAGCAAAACCGATGCAAACAAAAATTTCAGTTTGTTTGGTCTTATGAATAGGACTTGTACTGCTGGAATGGGTAAAAGATTACTGCACATGTGGCTAAAACAGCCTTTATTGGATGTAAATGAAATCAACTCGAGGCTAGATTTGGTACAAGCATTTGTGGAGGATCCTGCACTTCGCCAAGATTTGAGGCAGCATCTGAAAAGAATTTCAGACATCGAGCGGCTGATGCACAATCTTGAGAAGAAAAGAGCTGGTTTGCAGCATATTGTGAAACTTTATCAGGTACAATCTATGTCTTATAAGGTTATCTACCGTGTTGAGGTTCTGTTGGTATGATCATATATGAATATTTGTAAAACAAAATGTTAGTATAATGTACTTATCTTATAGGTGTACCTATGCATTTAAGCTGActcatttttccttttcaagTGCAGTCATGTATAAGACTTCCCTACATTAAGAGTGCCCTAGAACGCTATGATGGACAGTTCTCTTCACTGACCAAGGAAAGGTATTGGGAACCCCTTGAGTTATGGACTGATGATCGCCACTTAAATAAGTTCATTGCTCTGGTGGAAGCTGCTGTTGACCTTGATCAACTTGAGAATGGAGAGTACATGATATCATCTAGTTATGACCCAGCACTGTCTGCACTGAAGGAAGAGCAAGAGTCGTTGGAGCACCAAATACAGAATTTGCACAAACAAACTGCCAATGATCTCGATCTCGCCTTAGATAAGGCTTTAAAATTAGATAAAGGTACACAATTTGGGCATGTTTTCAGAATCACAAAGAAGGAAGAGCCAAAAATACGGAAGAAGCTCACAACACAATTCATTGTCCTGGAAACCCGAAAGGATGGAGTGAAATTTACCAACACAAAGCTTAAAAAGTTAGGGGATCAGTATCAAAGAATAGTTGAAGAGTATAAGAGTTGTCAGAAAGAGCTTGTTAACCGAGTTGTTCAAACTACAACAACTTTCTCTGAGGTAGTATACTTTGCTGTGTTTTGTGCTTGATCCTATTTCTTGTTCTGGATTAAAGGATTTTTCATCACCAGGTGTTCTGGTCTGTAGCTGGGTTGCTCTCTGAATTGGATGTCTTACTTAGTTTTGCTGATTTGGCTTCTAGTTGTCCTACTTCTTACACTAGGCCAGTCATCACGCCACCGGTAATCAGagaccttttgttttctttctatttcttaCGGAATAACAATAATGTTTTTTTAGTCCTTGTTATTACATTGTATATTTTGATAATAATTATTGTGCTATTGGCTATAATAGGATGAAGGGGATATTATATTAGAAGGCAGTAGACATCCCTGTGTGGAGGCTCAGGACTGGGTGAATTTTATACCCAACGATTGTAAACTTGTGAGTATTTGTGAACCcaggaaaaacaaattaaaaagaacaaGATATTGGTGAATTTATAAGTTGGATGGGTTCTTATGTGCTTGTTACTATTTCTGCTGATTAGGTGAGAGGAAAGAGTTGGTTCCAAATCATCACAGGTCCCAATATGGGTGGTAAATCAACATTTATCCGACAGGTGTGATTTTAATGACTTCGTCAAATGCTTCTTCTGCTGCTTCCATAACTTTCCATGCAACTATTACATTCTTGCACTTGATATGTGGCTCGTGTCACCGAATTGGACACCCCACATCCATGCTCAATTCCAAATGCTTTAATCACTATTAACAAGTGACTGAATTTTCTTTACACTGGTAGGTTGGTGTGAATATTCTGATGGCACAAGTTGGTTGTTTCGTTCCTTGTGACTCAGCTAGCATTTCTGTTCGTGATTGCATTTTTGCTCGGGTGGGAGCTGGTGACTGCCAAGTGAGTTTCCTGGCATATTCTCTTGAAGTTTGAACTTCTTTTTATGATATTTAAATGATCTTTTAGTTCTCTGTAGTCTTCTTATCTTCCGGTGGagatttttctttccattttggAAATTTAAttgtgtttcttcttctttctagcTACGTGGAGTTTCTACCTTTATGCAAGAAATGCTTGAGACTGCATCTATACTGAAAGGAGCAACAGACAAGTCACTAATAATTATTGACGAGTTAGGCCGGGGGACTTCAACTTATGATGGATTCGGTTAGTTTCTCTTGAACCTTCTTTTTTTCCAATGTATTTGATACTGCCATTGTTTTATATTACAGTTTTGTTAATGCATGATACATTTAGTTACACGCGATAGAAATGTTCACAGCTTTGTCTTATCAATATTTGCTTTGGTGCTCAGGTTTAGCTTGGGCCATTTGTGACCACCTTGTTGAAGTGATTAAAGCACCTACCTTATTCGCAACCCACTTTCATGAATTAACTGCATTAGCACATGAAAATGTCGTTGAGGACACTAATATGAAGCAAATTGTTGGCGTTGCAAACTATCATGTTAGTGCACATATTGACTCATCAAGCCGCAAGTTGACTATGCTGTACAAGGTAGATGTATTTTCTAGTTATTGTCTTTTCCAGAATCTCATGTAGTTGATTTGGAGGGAGATGTCATGTACTTATGTTTGCGATTAAGCTCTATAATGTTTCTTCTATCTTCTCTTCGTGTTTATGCTAGTGCATGCGATCTTGGTTGTGCAAAACTGAActcactcattttcttgttttgatcATACTTTCCAGGTTGAGCCAGGGGCTTGTGATCAAAGTTTCGGTATTCAAGTTGCAGAGTTTGCGAACTTTCCTGAAAGTGTTGTTTCCCTTGCTCGAGAAAAAGCTGCTGAACTGGAGGATTTCTCTGCTACTACAGTCACGCCAAATGATGCTACAGAAGAGGTGATGACCATATCTTTGAATAATTAACAACAACGCTATAACTTCTTGTGCTGCCTTACACTGGTGTTTGATGATACAAATATGTTGCACATTGACTTCTTTGAACTCGGATGCATAGAGTACTAGTAGGAATTGCATTGCACTATTAGATCGATACATTGCTCACAGGCACAGGACCGCAACACTGGTATAGAAACTTTAAGCATCGTTCTTTCCGcacttgattatcacaataaaCAAGTCAAGATGTATTTAGCAAAGAGAATTGATCTGGATTTTGTAATCTTTGGATTTTATCAATAAAAGGTGTCTGATTGAAAAATCTTGGTTTACAGGTTGGTTTGAAGCGCAAGAGAGAGCACGACTCTGGTGATATGTCTAAAGGAGCTGCTCGGGCGCACAAGTTTCTGGAGGAGTTTTCTAATCTGCCATTGGAGACAATGGATTTACAGCAGGCTCTGCAAAAAGTTAGCAAGATGAAGGATGAGTTGCAGAAGGATGCAGCTAATTCCCAATGGCTCCAGCAGTTTTTCTAGTCCTTCAGATGGAGGGACGGTAATTTATGTTGTGAGATGCATGTAAAGCTTGTTTTGTGTGTATGTTTTGGGATGTATGCAAATGCAACGGCGCCAAACATATTTCGGCCTTGTTTTGGTTATTATGGGCTGGGCCCTCTGGCGAGGAGATCCAAGAGCCCGACAGTTGGATCATTTGACGGGCTGTGTTTGTCAGTTCATACTTTTGTTTGGAACTGTTCttgaaaaagttaaaagtaGGAGTGGGGTAGTAATTCGTGTTCTGGAATTTGAAATCCTCTCTGGATTTCACTTCTCGGAATCCGGATCTTTATTTTGTGTGAGGTGAGACGATGAAATGAATTAATAGGAACTGCATGATTCAATTTGGTTAGTCTGAATTTCATGGTCCTTGGTGTTCAATTCAGAGTATATTGGTACGTTTAAGATAAATATCatgcatggtttttttttttttttttttttttaaccatttagtactacgatctagtggtatttctcttaatttatgaattaaaaattttatgtttgattcttaTCATTTGAATCTGATGCTTATCCATTGCTAATAATCTCACAGCTGCACGacaacaaattcattttttaaacaCGGGAAGTTGAGGGAGGAGATAAGGTATCCTGACCACGTGGGCTGAAACAATTGGACAATTGAAGTTGTACGTGCTTGGGGCTGTCACTCCAATATAATTGTACGTGCTTGGTGTCATATCATTCTCCATTTGGACCATCCTTGAACCACcacatttaaccaccaaaacGGAGGGTATCGTTAGTGGAGAAGGATtatcttctttattttattttattattttatttttttttaacaacgaataagtcacgttaatattttatattaatttttttttataaaaagagagataaaatacaatatgtgagaggagagaataaaagaggataaaaaaagaaagaaagagaatctTAATCCATCGTTAATACCTCGATTAGCCAAATAATCGGCTACAATATTCGCAGTAGTGATTTTCACTCGCGTTTTCTCTTTTACACTCACCCGTATCTCTCTTGCCAAGACTCATTATTAAGTGATGTACGATGCTGGAGTTAAAACCAAAATTGGTAAAAATAATACGTAGATTCGAAGAAGATTAAACCAAGATCCTCttttaaaaacattaaaagaaagaaattaattaccaaatccGAACGCGAGATTGATGATATACGAACAGTGGTGAATCTAAATCATAGAAGGAAAGCGATCCAATTTTAAGATTTGTTTTTTCCTTCATGGGCTGGATTGGATAAGATAATATGGATATTGTACCTTTAA encodes the following:
- the LOC137710812 gene encoding DNA mismatch repair protein MSH2-like, whose protein sequence is MDANFEDHSKLPELKLDAKQSQGFLSFFKTLPNDSRAIRLFDRRDYYTAHGENATLIAKTYYRTTTALRQLGSGSNGLSSVSVSKNMFETITRDILLERTDHTLEIYEGSGSSWRLVKSGTPGNLGSFEDVLFANNEMQDTPVVVALLPNFRENGCTVGLGYVDLTKRVLGLAEFIDDSHFTNVESALVALGCKECLLPLESGKTSESRTLHDALGRCGVMLTERKKTEFKMRDLVQDLSRLVKGSIEPVRDFVSGFEFAPGALGALLSYAELLADESNYGNYSIQRYNLDSYMRLDSAAMRALNVLESKTDANKNFSLFGLMNRTCTAGMGKRLLHMWLKQPLLDVNEINSRLDLVQAFVEDPALRQDLRQHLKRISDIERLMHNLEKKRAGLQHIVKLYQSCIRLPYIKSALERYDGQFSSLTKERYWEPLELWTDDRHLNKFIALVEAAVDLDQLENGEYMISSSYDPALSALKEEQESLEHQIQNLHKQTANDLDLALDKALKLDKGTQFGHVFRITKKEEPKIRKKLTTQFIVLETRKDGVKFTNTKLKKLGDQYQRIVEEYKSCQKELVNRVVQTTTTFSEVFWSVAGLLSELDVLLSFADLASSCPTSYTRPVITPPDEGDIILEGSRHPCVEAQDWVNFIPNDCKLVRGKSWFQIITGPNMGGKSTFIRQVGVNILMAQVGCFVPCDSASISVRDCIFARVGAGDCQLRGVSTFMQEMLETASILKGATDKSLIIIDELGRGTSTYDGFGLAWAICDHLVEVIKAPTLFATHFHELTALAHENVVEDTNMKQIVGVANYHVSAHIDSSSRKLTMLYKVEPGACDQSFGIQVAEFANFPESVVSLAREKAAELEDFSATTVTPNDATEEVGLKRKREHDSGDMSKGAARAHKFLEEFSNLPLETMDLQQALQKVSKMKDELQKDAANSQWLQQFF